In the Streptomyces sp. cg36 genome, one interval contains:
- the ngcE gene encoding N-acetylglucosamine/diacetylchitobiose ABC transporter substrate-binding protein — protein MGSTSAHHSNEGLGRRDLIKRSAALGLITVPAMGFLSACASGDSGSDKKVEKGTKTAKNPLAVNESAPLDVVIFDGGFGTKYATDANAVYQKAFPKAKIDFHKTQKIQSELQPKFNGGTPPDLIDNSGAEQMDMGVLVGKSQLTDLTPLLDAPSIDDPGKKVRDTLRPGIVEMGQFDGDQCWILYYAYTVYGVWYSQTALDKLDAKYPETWDEMLALCEKAKRKGIAGWTYPGKYPYYLPFSLYPFIAKIGGREVLDAIDNLEPKAWEHPAVKAAFEAYYELFKKGYILQGTPGMTHIQAQTAWTKGQALFIPNGSWVENEAAPTTPQDFKMMVGAPSSLDSNDKMPYGTIWASGGEPFIVPAKSKNPAGGMEQLRIMLSEASSKNFTTQVKSLSAFNGGTDGLSLSTALQSGVDALKKAGTNVVNPRLQDWYVKLQKEQIGVAGLGEMMAGRMTPAETIKKIQGYADKAAQDQNIKHYKHKK, from the coding sequence ATGGGATCCACCTCCGCGCACCACAGCAATGAGGGCCTGGGCCGCCGTGACCTGATCAAGCGGTCCGCGGCACTCGGTCTGATCACCGTCCCGGCGATGGGCTTCCTGTCCGCCTGCGCCAGCGGTGACAGCGGCAGCGACAAGAAAGTCGAGAAGGGCACCAAGACGGCGAAGAACCCGCTCGCCGTCAATGAGTCCGCGCCCCTGGACGTCGTCATCTTCGACGGCGGTTTCGGCACCAAGTACGCCACCGACGCGAACGCCGTGTACCAGAAGGCGTTCCCCAAGGCGAAGATCGATTTCCACAAGACCCAGAAGATCCAGTCCGAGCTCCAGCCCAAGTTCAACGGCGGCACCCCGCCGGACCTGATCGACAACTCGGGCGCCGAGCAGATGGACATGGGCGTACTGGTCGGCAAGAGCCAGCTCACCGACCTCACCCCGCTCCTGGACGCCCCCTCCATCGACGACCCCGGCAAGAAGGTCCGGGACACGCTGCGGCCGGGCATCGTCGAGATGGGCCAGTTCGACGGCGACCAGTGCTGGATCCTCTACTACGCGTACACCGTCTACGGCGTCTGGTACTCGCAGACCGCCCTCGACAAGCTGGACGCGAAGTACCCCGAGACCTGGGACGAGATGCTCGCGCTGTGCGAGAAGGCGAAGCGGAAGGGCATCGCCGGGTGGACCTACCCCGGCAAGTACCCCTACTACCTGCCGTTCTCGCTCTACCCGTTCATCGCCAAGATCGGCGGCCGGGAGGTCCTGGACGCCATCGACAACCTGGAGCCGAAAGCCTGGGAGCACCCGGCCGTCAAGGCCGCCTTCGAGGCGTACTACGAGCTCTTCAAGAAGGGCTACATCCTCCAGGGCACCCCCGGCATGACCCACATCCAGGCGCAGACCGCCTGGACCAAGGGGCAGGCGCTGTTCATCCCGAACGGCTCCTGGGTGGAGAACGAGGCCGCTCCCACCACGCCGCAGGACTTCAAGATGATGGTGGGCGCGCCCTCCAGCCTGGACTCCAACGACAAGATGCCCTACGGCACCATCTGGGCGTCCGGCGGCGAGCCGTTCATCGTGCCGGCCAAGTCGAAGAACCCGGCCGGCGGCATGGAGCAGCTGCGCATCATGCTCAGCGAGGCGTCCTCGAAGAACTTCACCACCCAGGTGAAGTCGCTCTCCGCCTTCAACGGCGGCACCGACGGCCTGTCGCTCTCCACCGCCCTGCAGTCGGGCGTGGACGCGCTGAAGAAGGCCGGCACGAACGTGGTCAACCCGCGGCTGCAGGACTGGTACGTGAAGCTCCAGAAGGAGCAGATCGGTGTCGCCGGTCTGGGCGAGATGATGGCCGGCCGCATGACCCCGGCCGAAACCATCAAGAAGATCCAGGGTTACGCCGACAAGGCCGCCCAGGACCAGAACATCAAGCACTACAAGCACAAGAAGTAG
- a CDS encoding GH92 family glycosyl hydrolase has protein sequence MLPRSRHRRRPAALAAASCLLVLTAQWAASAQPAAARSGSGGQEFRTSFETGQPQPDWRSTVETGPDGGKRSAGVDGGFASGIPGSVTDRVTAVRASAENDGSGEVKENLVDGQPSTKWLAFAPTAWLEFDLDSPVKVVTYALTSANDAAPRDPRDWTLKGSADGTTWTTLDTRSGETFASRFQTKSYDFANSTAYAHYRLEITRNSGADITQLADVQFSDGDTDKPVPPDMLTLTDRGPGGSPTAKANAGFTGKRALRYAGTHKADGRAYSYNKIFDVNTRISRDTVLDYKIFPSMPETDLNYPATHVSVDLAFTDGTYLSDLGAVDSHGGALTPSGQGAAKTLYVNQWNQVTSRIGRVAAGRTVDRILVAYDSPKGPAKFQGWLDDLSIAPQKPAQRLAHLSDYALTTRGTNSSGSFSRGNAFPATAVPNGFNFWTPVTNAASQDWLYDYARRNNADNLPTLQAFSASHEPSPWMGDRQTFQLMPSAAAGTPDAARSARALPFRHENETAKPYYYGVTFENGLKAEMAPTDHAATMRFTYPGDDASLLLDNVNNNGGLTLDPATSSFTGYSDVKSGLSEGATRLFVYGVLDAPVTASGRLPGGGGADVTGYLRLKPGKDRTVTLRLATSLISVDQAKANLAAEIPAGTSFEHVQRQAQRAWDRILGRVEVEGADQDQLTTLYSSLYRLYLYPNSGFEKVGSTYKYASPFSPGTGEDTPTRTGAKIVDGKVYVNNGFWDTYRTTWPAYSLLTPARAGEMVDGFVQQYKDGGWISRWSSPGYADLMTGTSSDVAFADAYVKGVRFDGEAAYEAALKNATVAPPSAGVGRKGMDSSPFLGYTPTSTNEGLSWSLEGYLNDYGLAKMGQALYAKTHKSRYKEESEYFLGRARNYVKLFDPTASGAGAGAPGFFQGRDAKGTPRVPGASYDPRVWGYDYTETNGWGYAFTAPQDSRGLANLYGGRAGLARKLDTFFTTPETASPEFSGSYGSVIHEMTEARDVRMGMYGHSNQVAHHVTYMYNAAGQPWKAQAKVREVMNRLYTGSAIGQGYHGDEDNGEQSAWYLFSALGFYPLVMGSGEYAIGSPLFTKATVHLENGRDLVVKAPANSARNVYVQSLKVNGKAWNSTALPHSLLARGGTLDFTMGPRPSAWGSGKDAAPVSLTQDDKVPTPPADAITGAGPLFDNTSSTAASFDSAELPLASATRAAQYTLTSSDRTKAPTGWVLQGSSDGTKWVDLDKRSGESFAWDKQTRVFSVARPGSYGHYRLVSTSGTATLAEVELLR, from the coding sequence ATGCTGCCCAGATCCCGGCACCGACGACGACCGGCGGCCCTCGCGGCGGCCTCCTGCCTGCTGGTGCTGACGGCCCAGTGGGCCGCCTCCGCCCAGCCCGCCGCGGCCCGATCCGGCTCCGGCGGCCAGGAGTTCCGCACCTCCTTCGAGACCGGCCAGCCCCAGCCCGACTGGCGCAGCACCGTGGAGACCGGCCCGGACGGCGGGAAACGCTCGGCGGGCGTCGACGGCGGCTTCGCCAGCGGCATACCGGGCAGCGTCACCGACCGGGTGACCGCGGTCCGGGCGAGCGCCGAGAACGACGGCTCGGGCGAGGTGAAGGAGAACCTCGTCGACGGCCAGCCGAGCACGAAGTGGCTCGCCTTCGCCCCCACCGCCTGGCTGGAATTCGATCTCGACTCCCCCGTCAAGGTCGTCACATACGCGCTGACCTCGGCCAATGACGCGGCGCCCCGCGACCCCAGGGACTGGACCCTCAAGGGCTCGGCGGACGGCACCACCTGGACCACCCTGGACACCCGGTCGGGTGAGACGTTCGCCTCCCGCTTCCAGACCAAGTCGTACGACTTCGCCAACTCCACCGCGTACGCGCACTACCGCCTGGAGATCACCCGCAACAGCGGGGCCGACATCACCCAGCTGGCCGACGTGCAGTTCTCCGACGGGGACACGGACAAGCCCGTCCCGCCGGACATGCTCACCCTGACCGATCGCGGGCCGGGCGGCTCCCCGACCGCGAAGGCGAACGCCGGATTCACCGGAAAGAGGGCCCTGCGCTACGCCGGTACGCACAAGGCGGACGGACGGGCCTACTCGTACAACAAGATCTTCGACGTCAACACCCGGATCTCCCGCGACACCGTGCTCGACTACAAGATCTTCCCGTCGATGCCGGAGACCGACCTGAACTACCCGGCCACCCATGTCTCGGTCGACCTGGCGTTCACCGACGGCACCTATCTGAGCGACCTCGGCGCCGTCGACTCGCACGGCGGGGCGCTCACCCCGAGCGGCCAGGGCGCGGCCAAGACGCTGTACGTGAACCAGTGGAACCAGGTGACCTCCAGGATCGGCCGGGTCGCCGCGGGCCGGACGGTCGACCGGATCCTGGTGGCGTACGACTCGCCGAAGGGGCCCGCGAAGTTCCAGGGCTGGCTGGACGACCTCTCGATCGCGCCGCAGAAGCCGGCGCAGCGGCTCGCGCACCTCTCCGACTACGCGCTGACCACCCGGGGCACCAACTCCAGCGGCTCCTTCTCGCGCGGCAACGCCTTCCCGGCGACCGCGGTGCCCAACGGGTTCAACTTCTGGACCCCGGTGACCAACGCCGCCTCCCAGGACTGGCTGTACGACTACGCGCGCCGCAACAACGCGGACAACCTGCCGACCCTCCAGGCGTTCTCGGCGAGCCACGAGCCGAGCCCGTGGATGGGCGACCGGCAGACCTTCCAGCTGATGCCGTCGGCGGCGGCCGGGACCCCGGACGCCGCGCGCTCCGCCCGCGCGCTGCCGTTCCGGCACGAGAACGAGACGGCGAAGCCGTACTACTACGGGGTCACCTTCGAGAACGGCCTCAAGGCCGAGATGGCGCCCACCGACCACGCGGCGACCATGCGGTTCACCTATCCGGGCGATGACGCGAGCCTGCTCCTGGACAACGTCAACAACAACGGCGGCCTCACCCTGGACCCGGCGACCTCCTCCTTCACCGGCTACTCCGATGTGAAGAGCGGGCTCTCCGAGGGCGCCACCAGGCTCTTCGTCTACGGCGTCCTCGACGCGCCGGTCACCGCGAGCGGCCGGCTGCCCGGCGGCGGGGGCGCCGACGTCACCGGATACCTGCGGCTGAAGCCCGGCAAGGACCGCACCGTCACCCTGCGGCTCGCCACCTCACTCATCAGCGTGGACCAGGCGAAGGCCAACCTGGCCGCCGAGATCCCGGCCGGCACCTCCTTCGAGCACGTCCAGCGGCAGGCCCAGCGCGCCTGGGACCGCATCCTCGGGCGGGTCGAGGTCGAGGGCGCCGACCAGGACCAGCTGACCACCCTCTACTCCTCGCTGTACCGGCTGTACCTGTACCCGAACTCCGGCTTCGAGAAGGTCGGCTCCACCTACAAGTACGCCAGCCCCTTCTCCCCCGGCACCGGCGAGGACACCCCGACGCGGACCGGCGCGAAGATCGTCGACGGCAAGGTGTACGTCAACAACGGCTTCTGGGACACCTACCGCACGACCTGGCCCGCGTACTCGCTGCTCACCCCGGCCCGGGCCGGCGAGATGGTGGACGGGTTCGTCCAGCAGTACAAGGACGGTGGCTGGATCTCCCGCTGGTCCTCGCCCGGTTACGCGGACCTGATGACCGGCACCAGCTCGGACGTGGCGTTCGCCGACGCCTATGTGAAGGGGGTGAGGTTCGACGGGGAGGCCGCCTACGAGGCCGCCCTGAAGAACGCCACCGTCGCCCCGCCGTCCGCGGGGGTCGGCCGCAAGGGCATGGACAGCTCGCCCTTCCTCGGCTACACCCCGACCTCCACCAACGAGGGTCTGTCCTGGTCCCTGGAGGGCTACCTCAACGACTACGGCCTCGCGAAGATGGGCCAGGCGCTCTACGCGAAGACGCACAAGTCCCGGTACAAGGAGGAGTCGGAGTACTTCCTGGGCCGGGCCCGCAACTACGTCAAGCTCTTCGACCCGACGGCGTCCGGCGCCGGGGCGGGCGCGCCCGGCTTCTTCCAGGGCCGCGACGCCAAGGGCACCCCGCGCGTCCCTGGCGCCTCCTACGACCCGCGGGTGTGGGGGTACGACTACACCGAGACCAACGGCTGGGGCTATGCCTTCACCGCCCCGCAGGACTCGCGCGGCCTGGCCAACCTCTACGGCGGGCGCGCCGGACTCGCCCGGAAGCTGGACACCTTCTTCACCACGCCCGAGACCGCCTCGCCCGAGTTCTCCGGCTCGTACGGCAGCGTCATCCACGAGATGACCGAGGCCCGCGACGTGCGCATGGGGATGTACGGCCACTCCAACCAGGTCGCCCACCACGTCACGTACATGTACAACGCGGCCGGGCAGCCCTGGAAGGCCCAGGCGAAGGTCCGCGAGGTGATGAACCGCCTCTACACCGGCAGCGCGATCGGCCAGGGCTACCACGGCGACGAGGACAACGGCGAGCAGTCGGCCTGGTACCTGTTCTCGGCGCTCGGCTTCTATCCGCTGGTGATGGGCAGCGGTGAGTACGCGATCGGCTCGCCGCTGTTCACCAAGGCGACCGTCCATCTGGAGAACGGCCGCGACCTGGTGGTCAAGGCCCCCGCCAACAGCGCCCGCAACGTGTACGTCCAGTCCCTGAAGGTGAACGGCAAGGCGTGGAACTCCACCGCGCTGCCGCACTCCCTGCTGGCGCGCGGCGGCACGCTGGACTTCACGATGGGGCCGCGTCCGTCGGCCTGGGGCAGCGGGAAGGACGCGGCGCCGGTCTCCCTCACCCAGGACGACAAGGTGCCCACTCCGCCCGCCGACGCGATCACCGGCGCCGGGCCGCTCTTCGACAACACCTCCTCGACGGCGGCCTCCTTCGACTCCGCCGAGCTGCCGCTGGCGTCCGCCACGCGCGCGGCGCAGTACACCCTGACCTCGTCCGACCGCACGAAGGCGCCCACCGGCTGGGTGCTGCAAGGCTCTTCGGACGGAACGAAGTGGGTGGATCTGGACAAACGGTCCGGTGAGTCCTTCGCGTGGGACAAGCAGACCCGGGTGTTCTCGGTGGCGCGGCCGGGCTCGTACGGGCACTACCGACTGGTGTCCACGAGCGGCACGGCGACGCTGGCCGAGGTGGAGCTGCTGCGGTGA
- a CDS encoding FG-GAP repeat domain-containing protein: MAKTLAKIPGRERGRIAARLAAAALAAAVVGTGSPAVAANTSPKPYPAAAPSPFARVSGVANAPSGDAPQFDLFAADRANTLYGYIRDGGGALSPRARVDTGWDAIKTAAQVDHDADGYADGWWEWDKNGTMYYAPDDSDKPVNVGGGWNTYNLLLSPGNLGGAEAGDLLARDAGGNLYLYLGYGNGKVAARYKVGGGWNAYTLIAGNGDLTGDGKNDIVARDASGTLWLYKGTGNYKAPFEGRVRIGNGWNTYNALFSIGDVDLDGRTDLLARDAGGGLWRYSGTGNAVTPFATRKNIGSSGWNTYRLFF; the protein is encoded by the coding sequence GTGGCCAAGACTCTGGCCAAGATTCCCGGCCGCGAGCGGGGACGGATAGCCGCCCGCCTCGCCGCCGCCGCGTTGGCCGCGGCCGTCGTCGGCACCGGCTCCCCGGCCGTCGCCGCGAACACCTCGCCGAAGCCGTACCCGGCCGCGGCGCCCTCGCCGTTCGCCCGGGTCAGCGGCGTGGCGAACGCCCCGAGCGGTGACGCCCCCCAGTTCGACCTGTTCGCCGCCGACCGCGCCAACACGCTGTACGGCTACATCCGCGACGGCGGCGGCGCGCTCAGCCCGCGCGCCCGGGTGGACACCGGCTGGGACGCCATCAAGACCGCGGCCCAGGTCGACCACGACGCCGACGGGTACGCCGACGGCTGGTGGGAGTGGGACAAGAACGGCACGATGTACTACGCCCCCGACGACTCCGACAAGCCGGTGAACGTGGGCGGCGGCTGGAACACGTACAACCTGCTGCTCTCCCCCGGCAACCTCGGCGGCGCCGAGGCGGGCGACCTGCTGGCCCGGGACGCGGGCGGCAACCTGTACCTCTACCTCGGCTACGGCAACGGCAAGGTGGCCGCCCGCTACAAGGTTGGCGGCGGCTGGAACGCCTACACCCTGATCGCGGGCAACGGCGACCTGACCGGCGACGGCAAGAACGACATCGTCGCCCGCGACGCCTCCGGCACCCTGTGGCTCTACAAGGGCACCGGCAACTACAAGGCGCCGTTCGAGGGCCGCGTCAGGATCGGCAACGGCTGGAACACGTACAACGCGCTGTTCTCCATCGGCGACGTCGACCTGGACGGCAGGACCGACCTGCTGGCCCGGGACGCGGGCGGCGGGCTGTGGCGGTACTCGGGCACCGGCAACGCGGTGACGCCGTTCGCCACGCGCAAGAACATCGGATCGAGCGGCTGGAACACCTACCGGCTGTTCTTCTGA
- a CDS encoding FG-GAP repeat domain-containing protein produces the protein MAKTSRRTPGRTASRLAATAVAAALVGTGASAFAADNPAAPSAKASVKAAAAKASAHRAAAHGRTGVTKEEGDPNGAYPVFPLIGVDRSGNSFAYLPDFEGGLSPRMQLDEGLGGLKNAAQVDHDADGVPDGTWKWDNKGTLTYEPYDEIATTTVGGGWNIYNTLLSPGNLGGAGAGDLLGRDASGNLYLYLGYGNGKLTSRYLVGGGWGQYTQLAGNGDLTGDGKPDIVARGSDGTLWLYKGTGNYKAPFEARTKIGGGWNTYNALVSSGDVDLDGKTDLLARDGAGALWLYKGTGNAAAPYQPRVKVGTSGWNTYRLLY, from the coding sequence GTGGCCAAGACTTCTCGCCGTACGCCTGGGCGGACAGCCTCCCGTCTCGCTGCCACGGCGGTCGCCGCCGCCCTCGTCGGCACCGGCGCCTCCGCCTTCGCCGCCGACAACCCGGCCGCGCCGTCCGCCAAGGCGTCGGTGAAGGCCGCCGCCGCGAAGGCGTCCGCGCACCGCGCCGCCGCGCACGGCCGCACGGGCGTCACCAAGGAGGAGGGCGACCCCAACGGCGCCTACCCGGTCTTCCCGCTGATCGGCGTGGACCGCAGCGGCAACAGCTTCGCCTACCTGCCGGACTTCGAGGGCGGCCTCTCGCCCCGGATGCAGCTCGACGAGGGTCTCGGCGGTCTGAAGAACGCCGCCCAGGTGGACCACGACGCCGACGGCGTCCCGGACGGCACCTGGAAGTGGGACAACAAGGGCACGCTGACGTACGAGCCCTACGACGAGATCGCCACCACGACGGTCGGCGGTGGCTGGAACATCTACAACACGCTGCTCTCCCCGGGCAACCTGGGCGGCGCGGGCGCCGGCGACCTGCTGGGCCGCGACGCCTCGGGCAACCTGTACCTGTACCTGGGGTACGGCAACGGCAAGCTGACCTCGCGCTACCTGGTCGGCGGCGGCTGGGGCCAGTACACCCAGCTCGCGGGCAACGGCGACCTGACCGGCGACGGCAAGCCCGACATCGTGGCGCGCGGCAGCGACGGCACCCTGTGGCTCTACAAGGGCACCGGCAACTACAAGGCGCCCTTCGAGGCCCGCACCAAGATCGGTGGCGGCTGGAACACCTACAACGCCCTGGTCTCCTCGGGCGACGTGGACCTGGACGGCAAGACCGACCTGCTGGCGCGCGACGGCGCGGGCGCGCTGTGGCTGTACAAGGGCACCGGCAACGCCGCGGCCCCGTACCAGCCCCGGGTGAAGGTCGGCACGAGCGGCTGGAACACCTACCGGCTGCTGTACTGA
- a CDS encoding FG-GAP repeat domain-containing protein, with protein MAKISGRKRGRIATRLAAAAVTAALVGTGASAFAADNPSAKPFKAPAAKPAKGALSKAQASNVGDAPVFGLYGIDKSNTVWYYAPDGNGGLESRTGFDGNTGWAFKWVGQVDQDSDNLADGAWEADYNGNLYYAPSDGSNPITIGGGWNTYNTLVSPGNLGGAGAGDVLGRDGSGNLYLYLGYGNGKMTSRYLVGGGWGQYTQITGNGDLTGDGKADIVARGSDGTLWLYKGTGNYKAPFEGRTKIGGGWNTYNSIFAAGDIDMDGKADLIGRDASGALYLYKGTGNAAAPFASRVKIGTSGWNTYRLFF; from the coding sequence GTGGCCAAGATCTCTGGCCGTAAGCGTGGGCGGATAGCTACCCGTCTCGCTGCCGCGGCGGTTACCGCCGCCCTCGTCGGCACCGGCGCCTCCGCCTTCGCCGCCGACAACCCCTCGGCGAAGCCGTTCAAGGCCCCGGCGGCCAAGCCGGCCAAGGGCGCGCTGTCCAAGGCCCAGGCGTCGAACGTGGGCGACGCGCCGGTGTTCGGCCTGTACGGCATCGACAAGTCCAACACCGTCTGGTACTACGCTCCCGACGGCAACGGCGGCCTCGAGTCCCGCACGGGCTTCGACGGCAACACGGGCTGGGCGTTCAAGTGGGTCGGCCAGGTCGACCAGGACTCCGACAACCTGGCCGACGGCGCCTGGGAAGCCGACTACAACGGCAACCTGTACTACGCGCCGAGCGACGGTTCCAACCCGATCACCATCGGTGGCGGCTGGAACACGTACAACACCCTGGTCTCCCCCGGCAACCTCGGCGGCGCCGGTGCCGGCGACGTCCTGGGCCGCGACGGTTCGGGCAACCTGTACCTGTACCTGGGCTACGGCAACGGCAAGATGACCTCCCGCTACCTGGTGGGCGGCGGCTGGGGCCAGTACACCCAGATCACCGGCAACGGCGACCTGACCGGCGACGGCAAGGCCGACATCGTGGCGCGCGGCAGCGACGGCACGCTGTGGCTCTACAAGGGCACCGGCAACTACAAGGCGCCCTTCGAGGGCCGCACGAAGATCGGTGGTGGGTGGAACACCTACAACAGCATCTTCGCCGCGGGCGACATCGACATGGACGGCAAGGCCGACCTCATCGGCCGCGACGCCTCGGGCGCGCTGTATCTCTACAAGGGCACGGGCAACGCGGCTGCGCCGTTCGCCTCCCGGGTGAAGATCGGCACGAGCGGCTGGAACACCTACCGGCTGTTCTTCTGA
- a CDS encoding FG-GAP repeat domain-containing protein, whose product MAIVSGRKRGRIGARLAAAAVTAALVATGASAVAAENPGKSAGSVTAKPKNGAAAPRSGATSAVSYFALYGVARDGFVYGYPADGNGGLEARQYSGYGWGSTKDIAQTDLNDDGRADGFWARENNGDLLYQPFGGSYFKVGGGWNTYNRIWAVGNLGGAGAGDLLARDGSGTLYLYLGYGNGNMTSRYKVGGGWGQYTQIAGNGDLTGDGKPDIVARDGSGNLWLYKGTGNYKAPFEGRTRIGGGWNAYNTLVSVGDITGDGRTDLLARDGNGALWRYSGNGNARDPFESKVKIGNGGWNTYRLLF is encoded by the coding sequence GTGGCCATAGTTTCGGGCCGCAAGCGTGGGCGCATCGGCGCGCGTCTCGCCGCCGCGGCGGTGACCGCCGCACTCGTCGCGACCGGCGCGTCCGCCGTCGCGGCGGAGAACCCCGGCAAGTCGGCCGGTTCCGTCACGGCCAAGCCGAAGAACGGCGCCGCCGCCCCGCGCTCCGGCGCGACCTCGGCGGTCTCGTACTTCGCGCTGTACGGCGTCGCGCGCGACGGCTTCGTGTACGGCTACCCGGCCGACGGCAACGGCGGCCTGGAGGCGCGCCAGTACAGCGGTTACGGCTGGGGGAGCACCAAGGACATCGCGCAGACCGACCTCAACGACGACGGTCGCGCGGACGGCTTCTGGGCCCGCGAGAACAACGGCGACCTGCTGTACCAGCCCTTCGGCGGCTCGTACTTCAAGGTCGGCGGCGGCTGGAACACCTACAACCGCATCTGGGCCGTGGGCAACCTCGGCGGCGCGGGCGCGGGCGACCTGCTGGCCCGCGACGGCAGCGGCACGCTCTACCTGTACCTGGGCTACGGCAACGGCAACATGACGTCGCGCTACAAGGTCGGCGGCGGCTGGGGCCAGTACACCCAGATCGCCGGCAACGGCGACCTGACCGGCGACGGCAAGCCCGACATCGTCGCCCGCGACGGTTCCGGCAACCTGTGGCTCTACAAGGGCACCGGCAACTACAAGGCGCCGTTCGAGGGCCGCACCCGCATCGGTGGCGGCTGGAACGCGTACAACACGCTCGTGTCCGTCGGTGACATCACCGGCGACGGCCGCACCGACCTGCTCGCCCGCGACGGCAACGGCGCCCTGTGGCGCTACTCCGGCAACGGCAACGCCCGGGACCCCTTCGAGTCCAAGGTGAAGATCGGCAACGGCGGCTGGAACACGTACCGCCTGCTGTTCTGA